The Aedes aegypti strain LVP_AGWG chromosome 1, AaegL5.0 Primary Assembly, whole genome shotgun sequence sequence AGTTTCTTGACTTATTCGACAGGAGCTCTGGAATaatcataaatttgaacattttgaaaaactatgTTTATATAGTGGGTCGGTCTCAACGGGAATTGCTCATGTTGCTCATGagtcattgtttttttttctgtgacacCCTAATGTTGGTGCAGTTAAACTgagggagatttttttttcattgtaggACAAAATTACGTAGGAAGCGTGCTGAAGCAAGCCTACACCGATGACGATGACGAGGAGGAGGACGAAGACATGGAAGATCCGTGTCAAATCGTGTTCGGAGTCACAACGGCCATCAATCTTACCAATAAGCAGGATCACCCATGTATAAAACAGCTtcaaaaattgatatttgaAAAGGCGGAAAAATATGCCACTGATTCTGTGCTGAAGCTGTTTCGCGAAGCCCTGCAAAGCGGATCCAAAAGTACCGCCCTGCTGTTGAATGAGCGCTTTGTGAACATTCCGGCCGCGGTTTGCGTTCCGATGTTTGAGAATCTGATCGTGGAAATGGATCGGGCCCGAGTAAAGGGAATGCCATACAAGTTCGACTACTTCCTAATGTTCGTTAAGTACTATCAGAAGGCTGCCGCCGGATCGAAGGCCGCGGAAGTGCTGTACTCAAACGACGAGGAGGAGTACTTCATCAAGGACAGCTTGGCGAGCTTTGACTATTCGGTACAGAAGGAAACCACGACGGCCCTGGCCGGGAA is a genomic window containing:
- the LOC23687643 gene encoding protein BCCIP homolog, which produces MTSKKVKVQSHEEDEAEQMEAKSDSGEDSSDDENPDIYKGDEGITVDFEGRNPIDSDSDGIKQMLGQLFVKAHIDLNELSGLIIGQNYVGSVLKQAYTDDDDEEEDEDMEDPCQIVFGVTTAINLTNKQDHPCIKQLQKLIFEKAEKYATDSVLKLFREALQSGSKSTALLLNERFVNIPAAVCVPMFENLIVEMDRARVKGMPYKFDYFLMFVKYYQKAAAGSKAAEVLYSNDEEEYFIKDSLASFDYSVQKETTTALAGNWLEEDEELQPFRKVLLIEANKLPDIIGTVKSLIAGAVSN